One genomic region from Actinocatenispora thailandica encodes:
- a CDS encoding thiol-disulfide oxidoreductase DCC family protein: protein MTGERPTFLFDGDCAFCSRCAGFVERHIPTRAAVLPWQRADLDALGVSQQQADAAVQWIDPAGVAAGPDAIARLLRDAGSFWRPLGVALGAPPVRWLAWPAYRWVARHRDLMPGGTAACALPAADRH from the coding sequence ATGACCGGCGAGCGCCCCACGTTCCTGTTCGACGGTGACTGCGCGTTCTGCTCGCGCTGCGCGGGCTTCGTCGAGCGGCACATCCCGACCCGGGCCGCGGTGCTGCCCTGGCAGCGGGCCGACCTCGACGCGCTCGGCGTCAGCCAGCAGCAGGCCGACGCGGCCGTCCAGTGGATCGACCCGGCCGGCGTCGCGGCCGGACCGGACGCGATCGCCCGGCTGCTGCGCGATGCCGGATCGTTCTGGCGGCCGCTGGGTGTGGCGCTCGGCGCGCCGCCGGTGCGCTGGCTGGCCTGGCCGGCGTACCGGTGGGTCGCCCGGCACCGTGACCTGATGCCCGGCGGTACCGCGGCCTGCGCGCTCCCCGCCGCCGACCGGCACTGA
- the amrA gene encoding AmmeMemoRadiSam system protein A, whose amino-acid sequence MTTDPETEPGEPAGRDDALTAAQGAALVRLAVQTVRRRLLGAEPDVAPPPTPALAQRGASFVTLERRGRLLGCIGSLQPVRPLFLDVSRNAGRAMRDPRLPPVSADDWPELDVEVSVLTPAEPMPVAGRAELVAALRPRVDGLVLTDGVRRSTFLPAVWAKISDPAVFLDRLLVKGGWAPGGWPTGLAASRYRTVEFHDRAPRGPLGGGSAAAG is encoded by the coding sequence ATGACAACCGACCCAGAAACCGAGCCGGGCGAACCAGCCGGCCGCGACGATGCGCTGACCGCCGCGCAGGGCGCGGCACTGGTCCGGCTGGCGGTGCAGACGGTCCGCCGCCGGCTGCTCGGCGCGGAGCCGGACGTGGCGCCGCCGCCGACGCCGGCGCTCGCGCAGCGGGGTGCGTCGTTCGTCACGCTGGAGCGGCGGGGCCGGCTGCTCGGCTGCATCGGTTCGCTGCAGCCGGTACGGCCGCTGTTCCTGGACGTGAGCCGCAACGCGGGCCGGGCGATGCGCGACCCGCGGCTGCCCCCGGTGTCGGCGGACGACTGGCCGGAGCTGGACGTCGAGGTGTCGGTGTTGACGCCGGCCGAGCCGATGCCGGTCGCCGGCCGGGCGGAGCTGGTCGCGGCGCTGCGGCCGCGGGTGGACGGTCTGGTACTGACCGACGGGGTGCGGCGCTCGACGTTCCTGCCGGCGGTGTGGGCGAAGATCAGCGATCCGGCGGTGTTCCTGGACCGGCTGCTGGTCAAGGGCGGTTGGGCCCCCGGCGGCTGGCCGACCGGGCTTGCCGCCAGCCGGTACCGCACCGTCGAGTTCCACGACCGCGCGCCGCGCGGCCCGCTCGGCGGCGGGTCGGCGGCGGCCGGCTGA
- a CDS encoding DUF4190 domain-containing protein, with product MQQQRTNAMAIASLVCSLCGIFVVPLAASIAGIIFGHVAKKQLKTSGEEGDGLATAGLIVGYIFGGLYLLGCLGYIGFVVLAIGAVGASGGYDSGSGDYSFVLPVLTGLFGG from the coding sequence GTGCAGCAGCAGCGCACCAACGCGATGGCCATCGCGTCGCTGGTCTGCTCGCTGTGCGGCATCTTCGTCGTGCCGCTGGCCGCGTCGATCGCCGGCATCATCTTCGGGCACGTGGCGAAGAAGCAGCTGAAGACCTCCGGCGAGGAGGGCGACGGTCTGGCCACGGCCGGGCTGATCGTCGGGTACATCTTCGGCGGGCTCTACCTGCTGGGCTGCCTCGGCTACATCGGTTTCGTGGTGCTGGCCATCGGCGCGGTGGGCGCCAGCGGCGGCTACGACAGCGGTTCCGGCGACTACAGCTTCGTGCTGCCCGTGCTCACCGGCCTGTTCGGCGGCTGA
- a CDS encoding DUF6758 family protein: MSGVSAARCPRCGRPVHRSDAGHGEWVCSRHGPVPPLQIPDRVGPAEVDAVRAGGRVPLWCPWPPLPDWVLTGVGWAGGAPADAVATVTACSGPAPLGGPADVVLVAEEPGVGLGCWFAGIGGTDPGPVLAAAVSAGVAHAKIVAGGHPTPLWSVPSVDDRSVYVGEAKGLWLYAIAHPASAGYVLAEHIVLHDLTDSRPAELVYGALSPYLSALR; the protein is encoded by the coding sequence GTGAGTGGGGTGAGTGCGGCGAGGTGCCCACGATGCGGACGGCCGGTCCACCGGTCGGACGCCGGGCACGGCGAGTGGGTCTGTTCGCGGCACGGCCCGGTGCCGCCGTTGCAGATCCCGGACCGGGTCGGCCCGGCCGAGGTGGACGCGGTGCGTGCCGGCGGCCGGGTGCCGCTGTGGTGCCCGTGGCCGCCGCTGCCGGACTGGGTGCTCACCGGCGTCGGCTGGGCCGGTGGCGCGCCCGCCGACGCGGTGGCCACGGTGACGGCCTGCTCGGGCCCGGCGCCGCTGGGCGGCCCCGCCGACGTCGTCCTGGTGGCCGAGGAGCCGGGTGTCGGGCTGGGCTGCTGGTTCGCCGGCATCGGGGGTACCGATCCGGGCCCGGTGCTGGCCGCGGCGGTGTCCGCGGGCGTCGCGCACGCGAAGATCGTCGCCGGCGGCCATCCGACGCCGCTGTGGTCGGTGCCGTCGGTCGACGACCGCAGCGTCTACGTCGGCGAGGCGAAGGGCCTCTGGCTGTACGCGATCGCCCATCCGGCGTCGGCCGGCTACGTGCTGGCCGAGCACATCGTGCTGCACGATCTCACCGATTCCCGACCCGCGGAACTCGTGTACGGAGCGTTGTCGCCGTACCTGTCCGCGCTCCGCTGA
- a CDS encoding TrmH family RNA methyltransferase, with protein MHDEQDSGVGVGPWAGPWPDDPRLDPELLAGGDRRNVVDRYRYWRREAIVADLDTHRHDFHVAVENWQHDFNIGTVVRTANAFLAREVHIVGRRRWNRRGAMVTDRYQHVRYHPGIDELLAYAADTGLTLVGIDNLPGSVALESVALPRRSLLLFGQEGPGLSEPARRSASLVCSIAQYGSTRSINAGVASGIAMHAWIRQHAARPAEPAPVVST; from the coding sequence GTGCACGACGAACAGGACAGCGGCGTCGGGGTGGGCCCGTGGGCGGGCCCGTGGCCGGACGACCCGCGGCTCGATCCGGAGCTGCTGGCCGGCGGTGACCGCCGCAACGTGGTCGACCGCTATCGCTACTGGCGGCGCGAGGCGATCGTGGCCGATCTGGACACCCACCGGCACGACTTCCACGTGGCGGTGGAGAACTGGCAGCACGACTTCAACATCGGCACCGTGGTGCGCACCGCGAACGCGTTCCTGGCCCGCGAGGTGCACATCGTCGGTCGGCGCCGGTGGAACCGGCGCGGCGCCATGGTGACCGACCGGTACCAGCACGTGCGTTACCACCCGGGCATCGACGAGTTGCTGGCGTATGCGGCGGACACCGGCCTGACCCTGGTCGGGATCGACAACCTGCCCGGGTCGGTGGCGCTGGAGTCGGTGGCGTTGCCGCGGCGCAGCCTGCTGCTGTTCGGGCAGGAGGGCCCCGGGTTGTCCGAGCCGGCCCGGCGGTCGGCGAGCCTGGTCTGCTCGATCGCCCAGTACGGCTCGACCAGGTCGATCAACGCCGGCGTGGCGAGCGGCATCGCCATGCATGCCTGGATCCGGCAGCACGCGGCCCGGCCCGCCGAGCCGGCTCCGGTGGTGTCGACTTGA
- a CDS encoding Rv2578c family radical SAM protein — protein MRWEQQRADHLAEQALPLGLPDPVAQRRGSGRAGLQLAPTGPVIAGTEDAMAIEIQAKSLINRVPGESAMPFRWTINPYRGCTHACVYCLDGATQVLLADGRSRPIAELQVGDEIYGTRPDGVHRRYVPTQVLAHWRTVKHAYRVALADGTTIVASGDHRFLTERGWKHVRGATNGAARRPFLTTGDTLLGTGWLPVPADAEPDRSRGRRSGFGRGSGTLGTDTSVHSTVDRFRLAPAGGQTIDRERTPSGTAVRCAAGLRVVSIEDLGEEREMYDITTGTGDFVANGVISHNCFARNTHTYLDLDAGHDFDSKIIVKVNAGPLLRRELASPRWCGEPIAMGTNVDPYQRVEGRYRLMREILSALRDHANPFSILTKGTLIQRDQDLLTQAAASTDVSVAFSIGFLDETLWRLVEPGTPAPSRRLDLVRRFTDAGIGCSVLMAPILPGLTDQEAELDRTVAALVGAGATSITPIVLHLRPGAREWYQAFLAQHFPRLVQPYRRLYRNGSYAPAAYQRTVVARVRAACRRHGLPDRSPDNFREVGDGAPAGPASRRPAEQLRLV, from the coding sequence ATGCGTTGGGAACAGCAGCGGGCCGATCACCTGGCCGAACAGGCGTTGCCGCTCGGGCTGCCCGATCCGGTGGCGCAGCGGCGCGGGTCGGGCCGGGCCGGCCTGCAACTCGCCCCGACCGGCCCGGTCATCGCCGGCACCGAGGACGCGATGGCCATCGAGATCCAGGCCAAGTCGCTGATCAACCGGGTGCCGGGCGAGTCGGCGATGCCGTTTCGCTGGACCATCAATCCCTACCGGGGCTGCACCCATGCCTGCGTGTACTGCCTGGACGGCGCGACCCAGGTGCTGCTCGCGGACGGGCGCTCGCGTCCGATCGCCGAGCTGCAGGTCGGTGACGAGATCTACGGAACCCGTCCCGACGGCGTCCACCGGCGATACGTCCCGACCCAGGTGCTGGCGCACTGGCGAACCGTCAAACACGCGTACCGGGTCGCCCTCGCGGACGGCACGACCATCGTGGCCAGCGGCGATCACCGTTTCCTGACCGAGCGGGGCTGGAAGCACGTGCGCGGTGCGACGAACGGCGCCGCACGACGGCCGTTCCTCACCACCGGCGACACGCTGCTGGGCACCGGTTGGCTCCCGGTCCCGGCCGATGCGGAACCCGACCGCAGCCGCGGGCGCCGGTCCGGGTTCGGTCGAGGCAGCGGCACCCTCGGCACCGACACCTCTGTTCACAGCACCGTCGATCGCTTTCGGTTGGCACCGGCTGGCGGCCAGACGATCGACCGCGAGCGCACGCCGAGCGGCACCGCGGTCCGGTGCGCGGCGGGCCTGCGGGTCGTCTCGATCGAGGATCTCGGTGAGGAACGCGAGATGTACGACATCACGACCGGCACCGGGGATTTCGTCGCCAACGGCGTGATCAGCCACAACTGCTTTGCGCGGAACACGCACACCTATCTCGATCTGGACGCCGGGCACGACTTCGATTCGAAGATCATCGTGAAGGTCAACGCCGGGCCGCTGCTGCGGCGCGAGCTGGCCTCGCCCCGGTGGTGCGGCGAGCCGATCGCGATGGGTACCAACGTCGACCCGTACCAGCGGGTCGAGGGGCGCTACCGGCTGATGCGCGAGATCCTGAGCGCGCTGCGCGATCACGCCAACCCGTTCTCGATCCTGACCAAGGGCACCCTGATCCAACGCGACCAGGACCTGCTGACCCAGGCCGCGGCGAGCACCGACGTCTCGGTCGCGTTCTCGATCGGGTTCCTGGACGAGACGCTGTGGCGGCTGGTCGAGCCGGGCACCCCGGCACCGTCACGCCGGCTCGACCTGGTCCGCCGGTTCACCGATGCCGGCATCGGCTGCTCGGTGCTGATGGCACCGATCCTGCCCGGCCTCACCGATCAGGAAGCCGAGCTGGATCGCACGGTCGCGGCCCTGGTCGGCGCTGGCGCCACCAGCATCACGCCGATCGTGCTGCACCTGCGGCCCGGGGCCCGCGAGTGGTACCAGGCGTTCCTCGCCCAGCACTTCCCTCGGCTGGTCCAGCCATACCGGCGGCTCTACCGCAACGGCAGCTACGCGCCGGCCGCCTACCAGCGCACGGTCGTGGCGCGGGTGCGGGCCGCCTGCCGGCGACACGGCCTGCCGGACCGCTCGCCGGACAACTTCCGCGAGGTCGGCGACGGGGCTCCGGCTGGGCCGGCGTCGCGCCGGCCGGCCGAGCAACTGCGACTGGTCTGA
- a CDS encoding MFS transporter permease, with translation MTASLRALGRWFTSPVPLGRIAAFRTVVYLFVAADLVLFTPWVRLHADVPGTLYQPLLIGRLLPLPTPGHLLVTVLFWVLLGTTLVAATGRAPRLLGWLVFALYLEWMLIAMSYGKVDHDRFDLLVALAVLPTVGAARHGDPTRSEKAGWALRCTQLAVVATYFLSSWAKFRFGGLEWLTGATMARAVLRRGTELVEWSTHVPHLLVVVQFLIVAFELTTPIVFLLRGRWYHLQVALMYAFHLMVFAAVTISFVPHLIAMTSFLPLERVRPVRWVRRLADRRPDPASTEPAEPSPVGDTI, from the coding sequence GTGACCGCATCGCTCCGGGCGCTCGGGCGCTGGTTCACCAGCCCGGTACCGCTCGGCCGGATCGCTGCGTTCCGCACCGTCGTGTACCTGTTCGTGGCCGCCGACCTGGTGCTCTTCACGCCGTGGGTGCGGCTGCACGCCGACGTGCCCGGCACGCTCTACCAACCGCTGCTGATCGGCCGGCTGCTGCCGCTGCCGACGCCCGGCCACCTGCTCGTCACGGTGCTGTTCTGGGTGCTGCTCGGCACCACCCTGGTGGCCGCCACCGGCCGCGCGCCGCGGCTGCTCGGCTGGCTGGTCTTCGCCCTCTACCTGGAGTGGATGCTCATCGCGATGAGCTACGGCAAGGTCGACCACGACCGGTTCGACCTGCTGGTGGCGCTCGCCGTACTGCCCACGGTCGGCGCGGCACGGCACGGCGACCCGACCCGGTCGGAGAAGGCCGGCTGGGCCCTGCGGTGCACCCAGCTCGCCGTGGTCGCCACCTACTTCCTGTCGTCCTGGGCGAAGTTCCGGTTCGGCGGGCTGGAGTGGCTCACCGGGGCCACCATGGCCCGGGCGGTGCTGCGCCGCGGCACCGAACTCGTCGAGTGGTCCACGCACGTACCGCACCTGCTGGTCGTGGTGCAGTTCCTGATCGTCGCGTTCGAGCTGACCACGCCGATCGTGTTCCTGCTCCGCGGCCGCTGGTACCACCTGCAGGTCGCGCTGATGTACGCGTTCCACCTGATGGTGTTCGCCGCGGTGACGATCAGCTTCGTGCCGCACCTGATCGCGATGACGAGCTTCCTGCCGCTGGAGCGGGTACGGCCGGTGCGCTGGGTGCGGCGGCTGGCCGACCGGCGACCGGACCCGGCGAGCACCGAGCCGGCCGAGCCGTCGCCCGTCGGCGACACGATCTAG
- a CDS encoding serine hydrolase has product MDELREIFERAECRGAILVSSLTDGASVGLHGDEPVVLASVVKVPIALEAERRFADGRLDPQRRVTLPAADRSPGPVGFSLFRDDVTVSARDLVAPTLTISDNVATDALLAMIGVDELNAALATLGLTDTVVTGNEREVVDSIGRDAGFAGWDELARWFDTDPPADQVRRVDGLVRAARELTPATGTRSTARQQVELLRLIWSDAAAPAAACARVRELMGRQLTRNRIAAGFAPPVRVAAKSGGLAGVIRNEIGVVSCPDGRGYAVAAFTRTDRSGQERPMNAAIAAAAAAAVESLRAAGH; this is encoded by the coding sequence GTGGACGAGCTGCGGGAGATCTTCGAGCGGGCGGAGTGCCGGGGCGCGATCTTGGTGTCGTCGCTGACCGACGGCGCATCGGTCGGGCTGCACGGGGACGAGCCGGTGGTACTCGCGTCGGTGGTGAAGGTCCCGATCGCGCTGGAGGCCGAGCGCCGGTTCGCCGACGGCCGGCTCGACCCGCAGCGGCGGGTCACGCTGCCGGCCGCGGACCGATCACCCGGCCCGGTCGGGTTCTCGCTGTTTCGCGACGACGTGACGGTCTCGGCCCGCGACCTGGTCGCGCCGACGCTGACGATCAGCGACAACGTGGCGACCGACGCGCTGCTGGCGATGATCGGCGTCGACGAACTCAACGCGGCGCTGGCCACGCTGGGGCTGACCGACACGGTGGTGACCGGGAACGAGCGCGAGGTGGTCGACTCGATCGGCCGCGACGCCGGGTTCGCCGGCTGGGACGAGCTGGCCCGCTGGTTCGACACCGACCCGCCGGCCGACCAGGTACGCCGGGTCGACGGACTGGTGCGGGCCGCGCGCGAGTTGACGCCGGCCACCGGCACCCGCAGCACCGCCCGCCAGCAGGTCGAGTTGCTGCGGCTGATCTGGTCCGATGCGGCGGCCCCGGCAGCGGCCTGCGCCCGGGTCCGCGAGCTGATGGGTCGCCAGCTGACCCGGAACCGGATCGCCGCCGGTTTCGCCCCGCCGGTACGGGTGGCCGCGAAGTCCGGCGGTCTCGCCGGGGTGATCCGCAACGAGATCGGTGTCGTCTCCTGTCCGGACGGCCGAGGCTACGCCGTCGCCGCCTTCACCCGTACCGACCGGAGCGGGCAGGAGCGGCCGATGAACGCGGCGATCGCTGCCGCGGCCGCCGCCGCGGTCGAGTCGCTGCGCGCCGCCGGCCACTGA
- a CDS encoding DUF695 domain-containing protein — MPLFRRNKPSWEPDWQTFPGRVPASADRPEADAMLHADLAAVAAAPVAELPVRLTVRVAFGATRPDGSPAAGAAHQLYVFEDKLAAEVAKRADGQYVGRVISDGECTFVFQLPAEPGELRLPAGPELPTGPAVPVQHAEADPDWSYVRAVFSKDPAAEQRSYNRPLVAALVARGDRVEVPRPIEHSAHFADQAGAGATGKELGALGYRVTASTDPEGGVTLTAVRAAPLTAIDEVSVQVQAVVLAHGGDYDGWGSDLVR, encoded by the coding sequence GTGCCGCTGTTCCGCCGCAACAAGCCGAGCTGGGAGCCGGACTGGCAGACCTTCCCGGGCCGGGTGCCGGCGTCCGCGGACCGGCCGGAGGCCGACGCGATGCTGCACGCCGACCTCGCCGCGGTGGCCGCCGCGCCGGTCGCGGAGCTGCCGGTCCGGCTGACCGTGCGGGTCGCGTTCGGCGCCACCCGCCCGGACGGCTCGCCGGCGGCCGGTGCCGCGCACCAGCTGTACGTGTTCGAGGACAAGCTGGCCGCCGAGGTGGCCAAGCGGGCGGACGGGCAGTACGTGGGCCGGGTGATCAGCGACGGCGAGTGCACGTTCGTGTTCCAGCTGCCGGCCGAACCGGGGGAGTTGAGGCTGCCGGCCGGTCCCGAACTGCCGACCGGTCCGGCGGTACCGGTGCAGCACGCCGAGGCGGACCCGGACTGGAGCTACGTGCGGGCCGTGTTCAGCAAGGACCCGGCGGCCGAGCAGCGCAGCTACAACCGTCCGCTGGTGGCGGCGCTGGTGGCACGCGGCGACCGGGTCGAGGTGCCGCGGCCGATCGAGCACTCGGCGCACTTCGCCGACCAGGCCGGTGCCGGTGCGACCGGCAAGGAGCTGGGTGCGCTCGGCTACCGCGTCACGGCGAGCACCGACCCGGAGGGCGGTGTCACCCTCACCGCGGTACGGGCCGCCCCGCTCACCGCCATCGACGAGGTGTCGGTGCAGGTGCAGGCGGTCGTGCTGGCGCACGGCGGGGACTACGACGGTTGGGGCAGCGACCTGGTCCGCTGA
- a CDS encoding PhzF family phenazine biosynthesis protein, whose product MLRYEIVDVFTDRPYAGNPLAVVFGADALDADQLLSIASEFNLSETAFVLPPASGGSYRVRICTPRTELPFAGHPSVGTAATLVRLGQLAAGPLIQECGAGNLPVEATAERATLTGGAPTVGPELDPAPYLDAVGLRAADLAGPAPRLAGTGIDSVHLLVRPDALARTAPDLARIRAVAHTISVSAWDPASATSRARVFAGDLGVPEDPATGSAALAHGAYLVAVGLLPADGDSGYTVRQGVEMGRPSTLAGAVTAVAGRATCCRVTGGVVPVAAGELREPPR is encoded by the coding sequence ATGCTTCGGTACGAGATCGTCGACGTGTTCACCGACCGGCCGTACGCCGGCAACCCGCTCGCCGTGGTGTTCGGCGCCGACGCGCTGGACGCCGACCAGCTGCTGTCGATCGCCAGCGAGTTCAACCTGTCCGAGACGGCGTTCGTGCTGCCACCGGCCTCCGGCGGCAGCTACCGGGTGCGGATCTGCACCCCGCGCACCGAACTGCCGTTCGCCGGGCATCCCAGCGTCGGTACCGCCGCCACCCTGGTACGGCTCGGTCAACTCGCGGCGGGTCCGCTGATCCAGGAATGCGGCGCTGGCAACCTTCCGGTCGAGGCCACCGCGGAGCGGGCCACCCTCACCGGCGGTGCGCCGACCGTCGGACCCGAGCTCGACCCCGCCCCGTACCTCGACGCGGTCGGGCTGCGCGCCGCCGACCTGGCCGGGCCCGCACCGCGGCTCGCCGGCACCGGAATCGACTCGGTACACCTGCTGGTCCGACCGGACGCGCTGGCCCGCACCGCGCCCGACCTGGCGCGGATCCGCGCGGTCGCACACACCATCTCGGTCAGCGCCTGGGATCCGGCGAGCGCCACCTCGCGGGCCCGCGTGTTCGCCGGTGACCTCGGCGTACCGGAGGATCCGGCGACCGGCTCGGCGGCGCTGGCGCACGGCGCGTACCTGGTGGCGGTCGGTCTGCTGCCGGCCGACGGTGACTCCGGCTACACCGTCCGGCAGGGCGTCGAGATGGGGCGGCCGTCCACCCTGGCGGGCGCGGTGACCGCGGTGGCCGGGCGTGCCACCTGCTGCCGGGTCACCGGCGGTGTGGTCCCGGTGGCAGCCGGCGAGCTGCGCGAACCGCCGCGCTGA
- a CDS encoding SDR family NAD(P)-dependent oxidoreductase codes for MTDQTRQDLPAPLTDDLTGRTALVTGAGSPNGIGFATARRLAAMGANVAIVSTTGRIHDRAKELGATGFVADLTDESEVGALADAVTDQLGDVDVLVNNAGLASKTSPEVFRPVTQLSHQEWRAELDRNLTSAFLMSRAVVGAMAERGWGRVVSVSATEGPINAMPTEGAYAAAKAGVLGLTRALSMELVADNVTVNAVAPGLVHTDASTLTELRQGLDTPMGRPGTADEVAAVIAFLCTPSASYVTGQLIVVDGGNSIREAHYRS; via the coding sequence ATGACCGACCAGACGAGGCAGGATCTCCCGGCTCCGCTGACCGACGACCTGACCGGGCGCACCGCCCTGGTGACCGGCGCCGGCAGCCCCAACGGCATCGGCTTCGCCACCGCGCGACGGCTGGCGGCGATGGGTGCCAACGTGGCGATCGTGTCCACCACCGGCCGCATCCACGACCGGGCCAAGGAACTCGGCGCCACCGGATTCGTCGCCGACCTCACCGACGAGTCCGAGGTCGGCGCGCTCGCCGACGCCGTCACCGACCAGCTCGGCGACGTGGACGTACTCGTCAACAACGCCGGCCTCGCCTCCAAGACCAGCCCGGAGGTGTTCCGGCCGGTCACCCAGCTCAGCCACCAGGAGTGGCGAGCCGAGCTGGACCGCAACCTGACCAGCGCGTTCCTGATGAGCCGCGCCGTGGTCGGCGCGATGGCCGAGCGCGGCTGGGGCCGGGTGGTCAGCGTGTCCGCCACCGAGGGGCCGATCAACGCGATGCCCACCGAGGGCGCGTACGCCGCGGCCAAGGCCGGCGTGCTCGGCCTCACCCGGGCGCTGTCGATGGAACTCGTCGCCGACAACGTCACCGTCAACGCCGTGGCCCCCGGGCTGGTGCACACCGATGCGTCCACCCTGACCGAACTGCGGCAGGGACTGGACACCCCGATGGGGCGGCCGGGCACCGCGGACGAGGTCGCGGCGGTGATCGCGTTCCTGTGCACCCCGTCCGCCTCGTACGTCACCGGGCAGCTGATCGTGGTGGACGGCGGCAACAGCATCCGGGAAGCGCACTACCGCAGCTGA
- a CDS encoding PH domain-containing protein, with amino-acid sequence MHRDEADRSADDARRDTEPIPGMAHPPRNRADDLLGDGDSPPPSGPADIPPPIEPTGGYSDTDDFDSATGLPNDGPRRVTSVEPEPSAYVARYLFPTEKYRGEWRRHWIHIIVPIIVLIVATFLMGFVSSLLAHYKADIAVTVVVLLWVLSLIWVGWRAFDWFQDRFILTNKRVMLINGLITRKVAMMPLLRVTDMKYQQSPLGRMLNYGTFVLESAGQDQALREVPHLPNPNELYLRVVEEMYEPEAVEARLGESEADGNDA; translated from the coding sequence ATGCACCGCGACGAGGCCGACCGGTCGGCGGATGACGCCCGGCGCGATACCGAGCCCATCCCCGGAATGGCGCATCCCCCACGAAACCGGGCCGACGACCTGCTGGGCGACGGCGATTCGCCGCCACCCAGCGGTCCGGCCGACATTCCACCGCCGATCGAACCGACCGGCGGCTACTCCGACACCGACGACTTCGACTCGGCCACCGGGCTGCCCAACGACGGCCCGCGCCGCGTCACCTCGGTCGAGCCGGAGCCCAGCGCCTACGTGGCGCGTTACCTGTTCCCGACGGAGAAATACCGCGGGGAGTGGCGCCGGCACTGGATCCACATCATCGTCCCGATCATCGTGCTGATCGTCGCCACCTTCCTGATGGGTTTCGTCAGCAGCCTGCTGGCCCATTACAAGGCCGACATCGCAGTGACGGTCGTGGTGCTGCTGTGGGTGCTGTCGCTGATCTGGGTCGGCTGGCGGGCCTTCGACTGGTTCCAGGACAGGTTCATCCTGACCAACAAGCGGGTCATGCTGATCAACGGGCTGATCACCCGCAAGGTGGCGATGATGCCGCTGCTGCGGGTCACCGACATGAAATACCAGCAGTCCCCGCTGGGCCGGATGCTCAACTACGGCACCTTCGTGCTCGAGTCGGCGGGGCAGGACCAGGCGCTGCGCGAGGTGCCGCACCTGCCCAACCCGAACGAGCTCTACCTGCGCGTCGTCGAGGAGATGTACGAGCCGGAGGCGGTCGAGGCGAGGCTGGGGGAGTCCGAAGCGGACGGCAACGACGCCTGA